The Theileria orientalis strain Shintoku DNA, chromosome 2, complete genome genome has a window encoding:
- a CDS encoding chromatin assembly protein — translation MSLINVTNIKVGNNVCSIKLPLSFQIEFECLEDLKHDVEWKIIYITSDGSGYINTSATKSTEKSESGTDNAVKEELKEENTKTKDGDQMEDYLKSPNEGEIVLDAVCMGPVRRGILQFEFRVNPPNFNRLSPDCILGMQAILITGSYCEQEFIRIGYYTNNTYDEDSLRENPPDVPILDKVIRCIIDQPRVTRFPIKWDNDDLVDFEGNKLNFFSEESNDNSEGSADDPDESNDNSDESKVDSDDEGMDDDTTYLTEESNEDLELKGDETNRDESDDYEEEETAREEQEDVESTKEHQTSSANDTTVEESETVKTKSTEEQKYEHVSANRDEDYDEEVEYTRRQDSVGYRATSDERTNAKKYASPDEHTSPEKHKRVDEEFLSTEQGAKRQRA, via the exons ATGAGTTTGATTAATGTTACCAATATAAAGGTGGGCAACAATGTCTGTAGCATAAAATTGCCTTTGAGCTTTCAAATTGAATTTGAATGTCTGGAAGACCTTAAGCATGACGTAGAgtggaaaataatatacataactTCCGACGGATCAGGGTACATAAACACCAGCGCAACTAAAAGTACTGAGAAGTCGGAATCAGGTACAGATAACGCAGTAAAGGAGGAATTGAAGGaagaaaacacaaaaaccAAGGATGGAGATCAGATGGAGGATTATTTGAAATCCCCAAACGAGGGTGAAATCGTATTGGACGCAGTGTGTATGGGACCGGTGCGCAGGggtattttacagtttgAATTTCGTGTTAATCCCCCAAATTTCAACAGA TTGAGTCCGGACTGCATCCTGGGTATGCAGGCAATACTGATAACCGGAAGCTACTGCGAACAGGAGTTCATAAGAATAGGGTACTACACAAACAACACGTACGACGAGGACAGTTTAAGAGAGAACCCTCCAGATGTGCCTATCCTGGATAAGGTCATAAGATGCATTATCGATCAGCCCAGAGTGACGAGGTTCCCAATCAAGTGGGACAACGACGACCTCGTGGACTTCGAGGGGAACAAACTCAACTTCTTCTCGGAGGAGTCAAACGATAACTCAGAGGGCTCCGCCGACGACCCGGATGAATCGAACGACAACTCAGACGAATCAAAAGTTGACTCTGACGATGAAGGGATGGACGACGACACAACGTACCTGACGGAGGAGAGCAACGAAGATCTTGAGCTGAAAGGAGATGAAACGAACAGAGACGAATCAGATGACtatgaagaggaagaaacAGCTAGGGAGGAACAGGAGGATGTCGAAAGCACAAAGGAACATCAGACCAGTAGTGCCAACGACACGACTGTTGAGGAAAGCGAAACGGTTAAAACCAAGAGCACTGAGGAGCAGAAGTATGAGCACGTTTCTGCCAACAGGGATGAGGACTACGATGAAGAAGTGGAATACACGAGAAGGCAGGATTCCGTAGGTTACCGCGCCACGAGTGACGAGCGCACGAATGCGAAAAAGTACGCTTCTCCCGATGAACACACGAGTCCAGAGAAGCATAAAAGGGTAGACGAGGAGTTTTTGAGCACTGAGCAGGGCGCCAAAAGACAACGCGCTTAA
- a CDS encoding cytochrome C-type heme lyase: MSLIYNLLDKFKLKNAEKTEESSHGDVNFCPFVNQDNNMPNLPNEPINGVNLDTNREVSSIPRAGHNQNWVYPSVMQFYNALVLKDKINDDTKYMSEALKAHNEVNEISWNGILKWEKLHEKQCKNPTLRRFVGRYNKISPKSILRRVFTRYEKPFDRHDWYIDRCGREVRYILDYYDDPKSSNYSQVYVDVRPALDSWRNLYDRIRYSFLSLLRLI; the protein is encoded by the exons ATGAGTCTAATATATAATCTGCTTGACAAATTCAAGCTCAAAAATGCAGAAAAAACTGAGGAGAGTTCTCATGGAGATGTCAACTTTTGTCCCTTCGTCAATCAGGACAATAATATGCCTAATCTTCCAAACGAGCCCATAAATGGCGTTAATTTAGACACTAATCGTGAAGTTTCATCTATTCCGAGGGCTGGCCATAATCAAA ACTGGGTTTACCCCTCTGTTATGCAATTTTATAACGCTTTGGTGCTcaaagataaaattaatgatgACACTAAGTATATGAGTGAGGCTTTGAAGGCACACAACGAGGTTAATGAAATTTCCTGGAACGGCATTCTTAAGTGGGAGAAGTTACATGAAAA GCAGTGCAAGAATCCTACATTGCGTAGATTCGTCGGCCGttacaataaaattagtCCCAAATCCATTCTCAGGAGGGTCTTTACCAG ATACGAAAAGCCTTTCGATAGGCACGACTGGTACATCGATCGGTGTGGCAGGGAAGTTCGATACATTTTGGACTACTACGATGATCCCAAATCATCTAATTATTCACAA GTTTATGTTGATGTTAGGCCTGCTTTGGATAGCTGGCGTAATTTGTACGATAGGATACGATACTCATTTTTGTCCCTTTTAAGGTTAATTTAG
- a CDS encoding uncharacterized protein (Os02g0602500 protein): MARNSEKANSMLNKWLRIKSGIEQEQTLIRPRHTSEVTNLKDAEKWRSATIKEIMFNITKIQDASLGEFVVRDLNDEINRLIGIRKHWDDRIIELGGTDYRKLSANLESNYGSELKVGGSGYKYFGAAKNLPGVRELFEQQQKELEVNLKDVTRAELYRMISPDYYGFKDEQDPELLRQEHELEQQLLSSNR; the protein is encoded by the coding sequence ATGGCCAGGAATTCCGAGAAGGCGAACTCGATGCTAAACAAGTGGCTGAGAATCAAGAGCGGCATAGAGCAGGAGCAAACGCTCATACGGCCGCGCCACACCAGCGAAGtgacgaacctgaaggacgcGGAGAAGTGGCGAAGCGCCACGATAAAGGAGATCATGTTCAACATCACGAAGATACAGGACGCCTCCCTGGGCGAGTTCGTAGTGCGGGACCTGAACGACGAGATAAACCGGCTAATCGGGATCAGGAAGCACTGGGACGACAGGATCATCGAACTGGGGGGAACCGACTACAGAAAGCTTTCGGCCAACCTGGAGTCTAACTACGGGTCGGAGCTGAAGGTGGGAGGCAGCGGCTACAAGTACTTCGGGGCGGCCAAAAACCTCCCTGGCGTGCGCGAGCTGTTTGAGCAGCagcagaaggagctggaggtgaacctgaaggacgtgACGAGAGCAGAGCTATACAGAATGATCAGCCCTGACTACTACGGGTTCAAGGACGAGCAGGACCCGGAGCTTCTAAGGCAGGAGCACGAGCTTGAGCAGCAGCTGTTATCGTCAAATCgataa
- a CDS encoding phosphatidylinositol/phosphatidylcholine transfer protein, with amino-acid sequence MVSFGIKSSKSKHHATQLTPDELIGFVYALTPEQKELVSELKKRFVNEMAGNEDLFDDLFLVRFLRARQFDLNKTTTMLTKYFAWRAQVDVPKVLKMNLTSIRDTIKMYYPHCFYGTDKLGRPINIEHMGLSDTTKLVHVLPQEQLTNYFIQRYEYLTHVVLPSCSMFANHNVEQILTIVDLKGLQVHQINSKFRSFLSSMSGLTQNYYPENLGKLLFINASPVFSAIYTFLSALVDKKTLSKISVISSKTESLERVSELVDKDQLPKFLGGTRPDENWYSSSFGPWTDESILQKLKERPHVQEDLYNYEFL; translated from the exons atggtCAGTTTCGGCATTAAATCGTCTAAAAGTAAACATCACGCGACGCAGCTG ACTCCGGATGAGTTAATCGGTTTTGTTTACGCCCTGACGCCAGAACAGAAAGAACTGGTGAgtgagctgaagaagagaTTCGTCAACGAAATGGCAGGGAATGAGGACCTGTTCGACGATTTGTTTCTAGTCAG GTTTCTGAGGGCAAGACAGtttgatttaaacaaaaCTACAACGATGTTGACCAAGTATTTCGCCTGGAGAGCCCAGGTTGACGTTCCCAAAGTGCTGAAG ATGAACCTCACCAGTATCAGGGATACGATTAAGATGTACTACCCTCACTGCTTCTACGGCACTGACAAGCTAGGAAGACCCATAAATATAGAGCACATGGGCCTCTCTGATACCACGAAGCTCGTGCACGTGCTACCGCAGGAGCAGTTGACAAACTATTTCATTCAACGCTACGAATATT TGACACATGTTGTTTTACCGTCCTGTTCAATGTTCGCAAACCACAACGTTGAGCAGATACTGACGATAGTTGACTTGAAGGGACTGCAGGTGCACCAAATCAACTCTAAATTCAGATCGTTTTTATCGTCGATGTCAGGACTCACGCAGAACTACTACCCGGAAAACCTGGGAAAGCTCCTTTTCATCAACGCATCGCCAGTATTCTCGgcaatatatacatttttgtCGGCGCTAGTAGATAAGAAAACTTTATCGAAGATTTCCGTGATATCCTCTAAAACTGAGTCCCTGGAGAGGGTCTCGGAGTTAGTTGACAAGGATCAGCTTCCCAAGTTTCTCGGAGGTACGCGTCCCGACGAAAACTGGTACTCCAGTTCCTTCGGGCCGTGGACTGACGAGTCCATTTTGCAGAAACTTAAGGAGAGGCCGCACGTCCAGGAGGATCTATACAACTACGAATTTCTGTAA